The Petroclostridium xylanilyticum region ATGTAAGACATTATTTGAGAGAATATATTCATTTTTAAGCAGCTCGTGAAGCTTATTCTGCAGTTTTATAATCTTTAGTTTTAATTTTTCTGTATTATTATTCATAATCATCTCTCCTTAATTATCTATACCACGCAAATGAAATCTAATAACAATTATTTTATTAATTTTACATTATATGCAAACTAATACATCTACATCTATAAGATATGCCAGTTTAATACTTCGTTAGCTATACAGCTTAAACATAAAAAATTTTTTAAGCAATGTGTAATTATTTTGTCTGACGTTTATGTAGAAGTGAGGGTAGTCAATAACTACCCATTTTTAGACTAGTCTATAGTAGAATTTTCTTTTTTTATTTTTAAAGAGGCTACAACATTACAAAGGGTATCACAGGGCTCTACAGAACCAAGCCCAATGAGTATGCCGCAGAAGATATACTCTTTAACAGAAAGGTTATGAAGGCCTAAAAAGCTAATCAATATGCCTAACGGGCTGGCTGGCAGGTGAGCATATTTTCAATA contains the following coding sequences:
- a CDS encoding aspartyl-phosphate phosphatase Spo0E family protein, which produces MNNNTEKLKLKIIKLQNKLHELLKNEYILSNNVLHVSRELDKLIVEYHKIDGEK